In one Corythoichthys intestinalis isolate RoL2023-P3 chromosome 16, ASM3026506v1, whole genome shotgun sequence genomic region, the following are encoded:
- the tcf20 gene encoding transcription factor 20 isoform X2, with the protein MQNFSNSPTPHTLAPGFGMRSGGGPSYPPQPAEPQLSPRMAEDYAAIQQQSLHRSHPHSSQASPMLAYNARNRGVVEPPTQANIHSSSNNPYRKDTMDYYFSLGAKDKNRRGGLVYGTGFGYPNIDGHIPPQYRHSASGSVLSSGIMSQYSVDYGPSTGSGGASGAFSPHQYNMSQNAAMQAMPASQSRQHGQTFSPVHHGQQHRSYPSSGHRMTPQYPQYSPQPGVSTGSSGMYSPPPQRYVDGTANTGFDPKINSSHSVNSSANSVSGSAAANNMGPVESVQQRYHAANFSGYIPQMQMLHKEGTLQHCNTQHNLGVGFENPVKMQHQSPNKSTIYGKHQQASTPSIPHTTSQELAKSPMHPQQSQINQNLSPISNPSPAASAVHSPSCRSTPSPLLGVSETYVNTSGHSNSSSTVHSSSRSHRLIQAVSQLSPTPNSNSSISSCGSNGSHKGHNISNIGLNSVPPTSCNKSGLGSTHAPREEGPCSYSSPTAGKIQDAGLNSLNALSSQVANLPNTIQHMLRTDNVFSQKKGKDGGQVQQTAHSVSPLEPRSRNASTASSTGTLKDGTIVGIAESAGLETVANEDASYMSAETKTEQEDHLIEGHQRMRQMSGASNVPEQNFYNPLQSQNDSQPGQALNAKTFTYKSPPKEMLSKANVHIASTLASLSSGCPSSEVDPNSHSKPPVSSSASCIITPPQANCVSHPSLLNNNSKGGLKKSAEIKNEQIKTEHEEGVKVERGNIETLRDGEIDRKHSQDKENVLHTASTAHNESEQKATTEEQLSVGVIVSARSEASQVEKSKQTQDLCLKEKQSQSYLKESTSHNGEESIDLSRYSLQQQKVNVEQTHNLNQFGSHKYGFVGSTYSSDVSLGKKGRTGPSGVGESSSRNYQHSAYGPEYSKDLSSLTEAFGKRGQAIGTKGQEDISQIHHFPSLLQEVLQGYNLDRRYGRPEQAFPAHLQVQQQFQTRYPYGMTENIRMVDTAASGTLGQVGTTGKPLHPNNRNGSKTNFATGPQSSIKPEASNTKVMQNTAKKEVDYSEDHLTRVSDAQSIQPKHINLADYTLPQRKTSTSSAVQELLLQEPEPLKGCTSQADSQKSERRSVICDVSPNRRSTPEKDRENNREREKNQSAASVIQQSFSSPASANDLIKKDILDKKVVKIETAPKEIVPNPDFHGSGETNETDIECSSKSVQSSIVLNSDPYRHLLPHSLSTNPLSSPSRHQSHLHGMDLGTSNSTSFPGYRFGETRNNNMPRGHPHFPSHHPYHSLTSQPQTTNKLQMYPHPRGSFQHSNEITDWVKTMNRTSKDITTMPGSSPGRHKVGLSEHIQRMIPQTDLHSDQNASKTLLHQQSGYYDMKMWETTHPGPDGVRMLEGDSCYRTQALPPPSSVSQGTLPHHKAHGPNTNEHEEAKPPCFPPPYNDGKPQTDVTSTQPRVQRQTKSGGPAETNPLILRRRVRSFISPIPAKRLLQDPSQQRAATNSHLPVVPSDSNHHNEDESTSSDIPQLTSPLPGDNAFKSLSPSSGNIKALPPKKGRGLKLEAIVQKISPSVTKSAGNIDDGTSHYPGFSNATVPPFTESQDQEINHFPRVTGGDDCFDDVHSLNDMIPFRGVDETGPLPLSAYPCDPQTRRQKDFDFGLGASVVSASGEKEDFALLGPLPPPPPLPRPVQGSPPPSSSALSDIQHFTNTYQQLETRRGEQSAANLLRQKIQESGIGFDDYTGSDYYRATSPRHSLSQGHVLSRHQMSSPRPNLSAQDCKTPENAVPKGYFPSGKKKGRPVGSVNKQKRAQGQTPIQSQTQAQNMNPNSQLPPISITAGPTIPDAVETTSTVTSIIENKTTPPLTPPILTQVVKMDVESEPIQPEIDIKPVRRRRKGLNDEDESPESRQRIRRGGAPASQSVARDNPEIQLGAKGPNSTNRAFLDANLKGLFVPHIHVENKIPEIGSVCTIVNAEDDKLKGERGVIGGKTGGSGIDSIPSSTLFSHLSKRESEMRETDQAESSLQSGKTLPSSGYVVSGPTLTETKHSGRQLCCLCKKWANYKHLGDLYGPYYPAEYAAKLPKNQPQVRQCHTIMGATKSGENSEIGSNALDALLNLQKHVLLSRPTAMSSNCSVSLDSNITPISTTAKTPLLACRENMIGETSTIASSYTTNKPLSWEMIPDIRPIPDLKRERDFDVEQQPVPMQLQGQPADEGQQRPQHRKLTSHPRFKRRHKSSEKSPRMVPSNSKASLPFQPPPPALDSLGPLAQLAQLPQMPMDPEELWVHEGCIVWTSGVYLVNGRLYGLQEALDGARETSCSYCEMVGSTLGCYSKGCIRRYHYLCAIETDCSLNEDNFSLRCPKHKVTQNVRHAKSVYLEQSERG; encoded by the exons atgcagaacttTTCTAATAGCCCCACCCCCCATACTCTTGCCCCTGGCTTTGGCAtgaggagtggaggtggaccgtCCTACCCGCCTCAACCAGCAGAACCCCAGTTGTCCCCAAGGATGGCAGAAGATTATGCAGCGATACAACAGCAGAGCCTGCACAGAAGCCATCCCCACTCCAGTCAAGCCAGCCCCATGCTTGCTTACAACGCTCGAAACAGAGGTGTTGTAGAGCCGCCCACACAGGCTAacattcacagcagcagtaacaACCCTTACAGGAAAGACACAAtggattattatttttcattggGCGCAAAGGACAAAAACAGAAGAGGAGGTCTGGTCTATGGAACGGGATTTGGTTACCCAAATATTGATGGACACATACCTCCACAGTACAGACATTCTGCCTCTGGGTCTGTATTATCATCTGGCATCATGTCACAATATTCAGTAGACTATGGACCTAGCACAGGTTCAGGTGGAGCATCTGGAGCATTCTCTCCTCATCAATACAACATGAGTCAGAACGCTGCAATGCAGGCCATGCCAGCTTCTCAGAGccgtcaacatgggcaaacatTCTCTCCTGTCCACCATGGGCAGCAGCATCGGAGTTATCCAAGCTCTGGGCACAGAATGACCCCTCAATATCCACAATACTCTCCACAGCCTGGAGTGTCCACAGGGTCATCGGGAATGTACAGCCCCCCTCCACAGAGATATGTTGATGGGACTGCTAACACCGGTTTtgatcccaaaatcaacagttcaCACAGTGTCAACTCAAGTGCAAACTCTGTCTCTGGTTCAGCTGCTGCTAACAATATGGGGCCAGTGGAAAGTGTTCAGCAGCGTTACCATGCAGCAAATTTTTCTGGATATATTCCACAGATGCAAATGCTTCACAAGGAAGGCACACTCCAGCATTGCAACACACAGCACAATTTAGGTGTGGGTTTTGAAAATCCTGTTAAAATGCAGCACCAGAGCCCAAATAAAAGCACCATATATGGTAAACATCAACAGGCCTCCACCCCCAGTATACCTCACACAACATCTCAAGAACTAGCCAAATCCCCAATGCATCCTCAACAAAGTCAGATAAACCAAAACCTGAGCCCGATATCCAACCCGTCCCCAGCTGCCTCTGCAGTACATTCACCAAGCTGTAGATCCACTCCTTCCCCTTTGCTGGGAGTTTCAGAAACCTATGTCAACACCTCTGGCCATTCCAACTCTTCATCTACCGTCCATAGCAGCAGCCGGAGTCATAGATTAATACAGGCTGTGTCACAGTTAAGTCCGACACCAAACTCAAACAGTAGCATCAGTAGTTGTGGTAGCAACGGCAGTCACAAAGGTCATAACATCAGTAATATTGGACTAAACAGTGTGCCACCTACAAGTTGCAACAAAAGTGGTCTAGGTTCAACACATGCTCCCCGGGAGGAAGGTCCCTGTAGTTATTCATCTCCTACAGCTGGAAAAATACAGGATGCAGGACTAAATAGTCTTAATGCTCTGAGCTCCCAGGTAGCTAATTTACCCAACACCATTCAACACATGCTGCGCACTGACAATGTATTCTCACAGAAAAAAGGCAAAGATGGCGGACAGGTGCAACAAACAGCTCACAGTGTTTCCCCATTGGAACCAAGAAGTAGAAATGCAAGTACAGCCTCGAGTACTGGCACACTAAAAGATGGAACTATTGTAGGAATTGCTGAAAGTGCTGGTCTAGAAACTGTTGCTAATGAAGATGCCTCTTATATGTCAGCTGAGACCAAGACAGAGCAAGAGGATCATTTAATAGAGGGACATCAAAGAATGAGGCAGATGAGTGGTGCAAGCAATGTACCTGAACAAAACTTTTACAATCCCCTTCAGAGTCAAAACGACTCACAACCTGGTCAAGCCTTAAATGCTAAAACATTCACATACAAGTCACCACCAAAAGAAATGCTCTCTAAAGCAAACGTTCACATTGCTTCTACTTTAGCATCCCTGTCTTCTGGATGTCCGTCATCAGAGGTGGATCCAAATTCACATTCAAAACCTCCAGTTTCCTCATCTGCCTCCTGTATTATTACTCCCCCCCAGGCAAACTGTGTCTCACATCCTagtttattgaataataactcAAAAGGTGGCCTTAAGAAAAGTGCCgaaataaaaaatgaacaaatcaAAACTGAACATGAAGAGGGAGTCAAAGTGGAGAGAGGCAATATTGAAACACTACGAGATGGAGAAATCGACAGAAAGCATAGCCAGGATAAAGAAAATGTGTTGCACACAGCTTCAACGGCACATAATGAGAGTGAACAAAAAGCAACAACTGAGGAGCAGTTAAGTGTTGGTGTGATTGTCTCAGCTCGTTCTGAGGCAAGTCAAGTTGAAAAAAGCAAGCAAACGCAAGACCTCTGTTTGAAGGAGAAGCAATCTCAGTCCTATTTGAAAGAGTCAACAAGTCATAATGGCGAGGAGAGTATTGATCTTAGTCGATATTCATTGCAGCAGCAAAAAGTTAATGTTGAACAGACCCACAATCTTAATCAGTTTGGATCACATAAATATGGTTTTGTTGGATCAACATATAGCTCAGATGTGTCTTTAGGTAAAAAAGGAAGGACTGGCCCATCAGGTGTAGGTGAATCCAGTTCTAGAAATTATCAGCATTCTGCTTATGGCCCTGAGTATTCAAAGGATTTGAGTTCTCTAACAGAGGCATTTGGGAAGAGAGGGCAGGCAATAGGAACAAAAGGCCAAGAAGACATTTCTCAAATTCATCACTTCCCTAGCCTTTTACAAGAGGTTCTTCAAGGGTATAATTTAGATCGACGTTATGGAAGACCAGAACAGGCATTTCCTGCACATCTCCAAGTTCAACAACAATTTCAAACACGATACCCATAtggtatgacagaaaatattAGGATGGTGGATACTGCAGCCAGTGGCACATTGGGCCAAGTAGGCACCACTGGAAAGCCCCTACATCCAAATAACCGGAATGGAAGTAAAACCAATTTTGCCACAGGGCCTCAATCCTCAATAAAACCAGAAGCATCCAATACCAAGGTAATGCAAAATACTGCAAAAAAAGAAGTTGATTACTCTGAGGATCATTTAACACGAGTTTCAGATGCACAGTCAATACAACCAAAACATATCAATTTAGCAGACTACACTCTTCCACAAAGAAAAACATCCACTTCATCTGCTGTACAGGAGCTCCTTTTACAAGAACCTGAGCCACTGAAAGGGTGTACCAGTCAAGCAGATTCTCAGAAATCAGAGCGTCGCTCTGTCATTTGTGATGTGTCACCAAACAGACGTAGCACACCAGAGAAGGACAGGGAAAATAACAGAGAgcgggagaaaaatcagagtgcaGCCTCGGTCATTCAGCAGTCATTTTCCTCCCCAGCATCGgccaacgatttaattaaaaaggaCATTTTAGATAAGAAAGTAGTAAAAATTGAAACGGCACCCAAAGAGATTGTTCCAAATCCTGATTTTCATGGCAGTGGTGAAACTAATGAGACTGATATAGAATGTTCCTCAAAATCTGTTCAGTCATCCATTGTGCTAAATTCTGACCCCTATAGGCACTTGTTGCCCCATTCTTTGAGCACAAATCCTTTATCTTCACCATCAAGACATCAGTCACATCTTCATGGTATGGATTTAGGAACAAGCAATTCCACCAGTTTCCCTGGTTATCGGTTTGGAGAAACGAGAAACAACAATATGCCACGTGGCCACCCTCATTTTCCTTCCCACCATCCATATCACAGTTTAACATCACAGCCTCAAACTACAAATAAACTTCAAATGTATCCTCACCCTCGTGGGTCGTTCCAACATTCAAATGAAATAACTGATTGGGTGAAAACAATGAACAGAACTTCCAAGGATATAACAACAATGCCAGGTTCTTCCCCAGGAAGACATAAAGTTGGCCTATCGGAGCACATACAGAGGATGATCCCACAAACAGACTTGCACAGTGATCAAAATGCAAGCAAAACACTGCTCCATCAACAAAGTGGATACTATGACATGAAAATGTGGGAGACAACACACCCAGGTCCAGATGGAGTTAGAATGCTTGAAGGTGATTCTTGCTATAGAACACAAGCACTTCCTCCACCATCATCTGTTTCACAGGGCACCTTGCCCCATCATAAGGCTCATGGCCCAAATACAAATGAACATGAGGAAGCTAAACCTCCCTGCTTTCCTCCTCCATACAACGATGGTAAACCTCAAACTGACGTAACTTCTACTCAACCAAGGGTGCAGCGGCAAACTAAGTCTGGAGGTCCTGCAGAGACAAATCCTCTTATTTTGAGAAGAAGAGTGCGTTCTTTTATCTCTCCTATTCCTGCTAAAAGGCTACTGCAGGATCCATCTCAGCAGAGGGCAGCTACAAATTCACACCTTCCTGTGGTGCCCTCAGACTCAAACCATCACAATGAAGATGAATCAACCTCTTCTGATATTCCACAGCTCACGTCCCCATTGCCCGGTGACAATGCTTTTAAATCTCTGTCTCCATCAAGTGGTAATATAAAGGCCTTGCCTCCAAAGAAAGGACGTGGTTTGAAACTTGAGGCAATTGTTCAGAAAATATCACCAAGTGTAACAAAGTCTGCAGGCAATATTGATGATGGAACAAGCCATTACCCAGGCTTTTCTAATGCAACAGTCCCACCGTTTACTGAGTCACAGGACCAGGAAATAAACCATTTTCCACGTGTTACAGGAGGAGATGATTGTTTTGACGATGTTCACTCATTAAATGACATGATTCCCTTTAGAGGTGTAGATGAGACTGGCCCATTACCACTGTCTGCCTACCCATGTGATCCACAAACTCGCAGACAAAAAGACTTTGACTTTGGGTTAGGAGCTTCTGTGGTATCAGCGTCTGGTGAAAAAGAGGACTTTGCGTTGCTCGGACCTTTACCCCCTCCTCCACCACTTCCTCGTCCAGTTCAGGGGTCTCCACCTCCATCTTCATCTGCGCTGTCTGACATTCAACATTTTACCAATACTTACCAGCAGCTTGAGACGAGAAGAGGAGAGCAGTCTGCTGCTAACCTTCTTCGACAGAAAATTCAAGAATCTGGCATAGGATTTGATGATTATACTGGCAGTGACTACTACAGAGCTACCTCACCCCGTCACAGTCTGTCTCAAGGTCATGTTCTAAGCAGACATCAGATGTCTTCTCCTCGGCCAAATCTGTCAGCACAAGATTGTAAAACTCCAGAGAATGCTGTGCCTAAAGGCTATTTTCcatctggcaaaaaaaagggAAGGCCAGTTGGAAGTGTGAATAAACAAAAGCGTGCTCAAGGCCAAACACCAATCCAGTCACAAACCCAAGCTCAAAACATGAATCCAAATTCTCAGCTGCCACCAATTTCCATTACAGCAGGCCCAACAATACCAGACGCAGTTGAAACTACAAGCACGGTCACCTCCATTATAGAAAACAAAACCACTCCCCCTCTAACCCCTCCCATTTTAACCCAGGTTGTTAAAATGGACGTTGAGAGTGAACCAATTCAACCAGAGATTGATATCAAACCTGTGAGACGGCGGCGCAAAGGTTTGAATGACGAAGATGAATCACCAGAGAGTCGTCAAAGGATTAGAAGAGGGGGGGCACCAGCATCACAATCAGTGGCAAGAGATAACCCAGAAATCCAGTTAGGGGCAAAAGGGCCTAACAGTACAAATAGAGCATTCCTGGATGCAAATCTAAAAGGCCTTTTTGTTCCACATATTCATGTGGAGAACAAAATACCAGAGATTGGGTCCGTGTGCACCATTGTAAATGCGGAGGATGACAAGTTGAAAGGAGAACGTGGTGTGATTGGAGGGAAAACAGGCGGGAGTGGAATTGACTCTATACCAAGCTCAACTCTTTTCTCACACTTATCAAAGAGAGAATCTGAGATGAGGGAGACTGACCAGGCTGAATCTTCTCTTCAGTCAGGAAAAACACTTCCTTCATCTGGCTATGTCGTTTCAGGACCTACTCTTACAGAAACTAAACACTCTGGCCGTCAGCTTTGCTGTTTATGTAAAAAATGGGCCAATTACAAACACCTTGGAGATCTTTATGGGCCTTACTATCCTGCCGAATATGCTGCCAAGCTTCCCAAAAACCAGCCCCAGGTTAGACAATGTCATACAATCATGGGCGCAACCAAAAGCGGTGAAAACTCAGAAATTGGCTCGAATGCTTTAGATGCTTTGCTTAACCTACAAAAACATGTTCTATTGTCCAGACCCACGGCAATGAGTAGTAACTGCTCTGTGAGCTTGGATTCAAATATAACACCTATTTCCACTACAGCAAAAACTCCTTTATTAGCTTGTAGAGAGAATATGATTGGGGAGACCAGCACCATTGCCTCTTCCTACACTACCAATAAACCTTTATCCTGGGAAATGATCCCTGATATAAGACCTATTCCAGAtctaaaaagagagagagatttTGACGTTGAGCAACAGCCGGTGCCAATGCAGCTGCAAGGGCAGCCAGCAGACGAAGGCCAACAACGACCGCAACACCGAAAGCTGACCTCACACCCACGCTTTAAACGGAGGCACAAATCTAGTGAGAAGTCTCCCAGAATGGTGCCCTCCAACAGTAAGGCGTCACTGCCGTTCCAGCCTCCGCCACCAGCTTTGGACTCCCTGGGCCCATTGGCTCAGCTTGCCCAGTTGCCCCAGATGCCCATGGACCCTGAGGAGCTATGGGTTCATGAAGGATGCATCGTGTGGACCAGTGGCGTATACCTTGTCAATGGGAGACTTTATGGCCTGCAAGaggcactagatggcgccagagaaACG AGCTGTTCATACTGTGAGATGGTTGGCTCCACCCTGGGCTGCTACAGTAAAGGCTGTATACGTCGATATCACTATCTCTGTGCCATTGAAacag ATTGTTCTCTCAATGAAGATAACTTCTCACTGCGGTGTCCGAAGCACAAG GTTACCCAGAACGTCCGGCATGCCAAATCAGTGTACCTGGAGCAGTCTGAGAGAGGGTGA